A window of the Pongo abelii isolate AG06213 chromosome 10, NHGRI_mPonAbe1-v2.0_pri, whole genome shotgun sequence genome harbors these coding sequences:
- the LOC103892134 gene encoding LOW QUALITY PROTEIN: large ribosomal subunit protein eL29-like (The sequence of the model RefSeq protein was modified relative to this genomic sequence to represent the inferred CDS: substituted 2 bases at 2 genomic stop codons), producing the protein MDPQVEGEPGASGAAGYGADIAKSKNHTADNQSQKQHRNGIKKKNKFXSQRYESLXGVDPKFLKNMRFAKKHNKKSLKKMQANNAKAMGARAEAIKALAKPEEAKPKIPKGISHKLDRPACIAHSKLGKLPRAGTAKHLRLCRPKAKAKDQSKAWGPASLPAQAPEGTQALTKASQ; encoded by the exons ATGGACCCACAGGTGGAGGGAG AACCAGGTGCTTCAGGGGCTGCAGGTTACGGTGCAGACATTGCCAAGTCCAAGAACCACACTGCAGACAACCAGTCCCAAAAACAGCACAGAAATGGCATCAAAAA aaaaaacaaattctgaTCGCAAAGATATGAATCTCTTTAGGGGGTGGACCCTAAGTTCCTGAAGAACATGCGCTTTGCCAAGAAGCACAACAAAAAGAGCCTGAAGAAGATGCAGGCCAACAATGCCAAGGCCATGGGTGCACGTGCCGAGGCTATCAAGGCCCTGGCAAAGCCCGAGGAGGCTAAACCCAAGATCCCAAAGGGCATCAGCCACAAGCTTGATCGGCCTGCCTGCATCGCCCACTCCAAGCTTGGGAAG ctgcctcgtgCTGGCACTGCCAAGCATCTCAGGCTCTGTCGGCCAAAGGCCAAGGCCAAGGATCAAAGCAAGGCTTGGGGTCCAGCTTCACTTCCAGCTCAGGCTCCTGAAGGCACCCAGGCCCTGACAAAGGCTTCACAGTAG